Genomic segment of Rhodococcus rhodochrous:
TCGACGCCGTCGCCGCCCAGCTCGGGCGCGAACCCCGCGGTGTCCTGGCCATCGCCTACCGTTGCCCCGACGGTGCGCCCGGAGTGGTGAAGACCGCGCCCAAGCTGCCCGACGGCACGCCCTTCCCGACGCTCTACTACCTCACCGACCCGCGCCTCACGGCCGAGGCGAGCCGGCAGGAATCCGCCGGGGTCATGAAGGAGATGACCGAGCGTCTCGGCACCGACGAGGAGCTGGCGGCGGCCTACCTGCGCGCCCACGAGTCGTACCTGGCCGAACGCGACGCGATCGAGTCGCTCGGCACCGACTTCACCGGCGGCGGCATGCCCGAAC
This window contains:
- a CDS encoding DUF501 domain-containing protein; protein product: MTDHVTQEDLDAVAAQLGREPRGVLAIAYRCPDGAPGVVKTAPKLPDGTPFPTLYYLTDPRLTAEASRQESAGVMKEMTERLGTDEELAAAYLRAHESYLAERDAIESLGTDFTGGGMPERVKCLHVLIAHSLAKGPGVNPLGDESVALAADAGLRGTAIPADWPTYAELRGEEQ